The genomic stretch GGCAGCGACAGCAACCCGGGCACCGCCTCCGCCCCGGTCCAGACGATCGGCAAGGCGCAAACCCTGGTCCGCGCACTGGACCAGAACATGGGCGCCGACGTGACAGTCGTCCTGGAAGACGGCTTCTACCGCATGAACAGCCCCCTGACACTCACCGCCGCCGACTCCGGCACCAACGGCCACAACGTGGTCTGGACCGCGGACAGCGGCGCCCATCCGGTCCTGGCCGGCTCGGCCCAGATCACCGGCTGGAAGCCGATGAGCGCCGGCAGCCCGATCTGGGTCGCGCAGGCGCCCGCCGGCTTGCAGACGCGGCAGCTCTACGTCAACGGCTCCCGCGCGGCCCGTGCCAACGGCACCCTGCCCGCCGCACTGACCGGCCAGGACTCCACCGGCTACAGCGGCGGCGGCTCGAAGATGGCGGCCTGGCGCAACCCCAGCGGCGCAAAACCGCAGCTGGAGTTCGTCTACCGCGGCGGTCTCGGCGCCTGGACCGAGCCGCGCTGCCCGGTGGCCTCGTTCAGCGGCGCGGCCGTGGTCATGGCGCAGCCGTGCTGGACCAACTCCACGGCCCGCGCCGGGTCGTTCCCCGACGGCCGCGCGTACAACCTGGTCGGCCGCAGCTCCATCACCGAGCAGCCGACGAGCGTGGAGAACGCCTTCCAGTTCCTCAGCGCCGGCACCCCCGGCCAGTGGTTCCTCGACCAGGGTGACAGCAAGCTGTACTACGTCCCGCGCCCCGGCGAGACGATGAGCACCGCCGACGTCGAGGCGCCGGTGCTGCAACAGCTGGTCACCGGCGGCGGCACCGCTTCGGCGCCGCTGCACAACGTGGTGTTCTCCGGCATCCAGTTCTCCTACGCCACCTGGCTCGGTCCGCAGTTCCACACCCAGGGCACCAGCGACGGCTTCTCCGAGATCCAGGCGAATTACCAGGTGACCGGTGCGAAGGGCGCGGCCTCGCAGGGGCTGTGCCACGTTCCGCCGTCGAGCTACACACTCGGATCGTGCCCCTACGCGGCGTGGACGCAGATCCCCGGCAACGTCTCGCTGACCTACGACCAGCACATCCAGTTCACCGGCGACGCGTTCGTCCACCTCGGCGCGGCCGGCCTGGCCCTCGGCGACGGCTCGCAGAACGACGTGGTCAAGGACGACGTGGTCACCGACGTGTCCGGGAACGGGATCCAGCTCGGCAACGTGGACCTGCCGACGGCCACCGGCGCGTCGCAGACCTCTGGCAACTCGGTGACCGACAACCACGTCTTCGACGTCCCGGTCGAGTTCCACGGCGGCATCGGCATCGACTCCGGCTACGCCGCGCACGACACCGTCAGCCACAACCAGATCGACCACACGCCCTACACCGCGATCTCGCAGGGCTGGGGCGGCTGGCCGGACAAGGAGAAGGAGGCGCCGCAGGCGAACTTCTCGCGCGACAACGCCATCTCCAACAACCTGATCTTCGACCACATGAGCCTGCTCAACGACGGCGGCGCCATCTACACGCAGGGCATCACCGGCACCTCCCTGGCCGACGGCGAGCACGTGTCGGGCAACGACATCCACGACCAGACGGGCAGCGGGCACGTCATCTACACGGACAACGGCTGCACCTTCGAGACCATCACCGGCAACGCGGTCTCCAACAACCCGAACGCCCAAGCCTGGGCCTCGCGGCACTCCGACTACGCACCCGGCGCGACCACGACCTACGACCCGACCGATGTCGAGGGCAACTACTTCCAGAACCCCTCGGGCTACACCACCGGCGGCGGAGTCACGGTCGCGAACAACACCACGATCACCGGTCCCTCGCAGGTCCCCGCCTCGATCGCGGCCAATGCGGGTATCGAGGCGGCCTACAAGGGCATCCTCAGCTGGACCCAGGCCCCGCTGCCGCCGGTTTCGGGTGGGTGAGGGCCATGCGACTCCCGTCTCGCCTCCGCCGCCGCCGAGGCCTTTGCGCCATCGGTCTGGCCTGCGCTCTGATCGCCCTGCCCGCCGCCAACCAAGCCGCTGCTGCCAACCAAGCGTCCGCCGGCACCCACACCCCGGTCACCGTCACCGTCGACCACAGCGCCGCGGGCGTCGTCGGCACCGGCTTCGCAGGCTTCAGCTATGAGAAGGACCGCGTCGGCGCCGGCATGTTCGACCCCGGCGACACGGCCCTGGTCAACCTGTTCCGTCTGCTCGGTCCCGGCTGTCTCCGCATCGGCGGGAACCTGGTCGACATCGTGAACTGGAACCCGGCCGGTGCCGGCGGCTCGGCGTCGGAGATCGCGCCGGCCGACGTCACGAAGCTGGCCGCGTTCGCCAAGGCGACCGGCTGGCACGTCATCTACGGCATCAACCTCAAGACCAACACCCCCGCCAACGCCGCGTCCGAGGCGGCCTTCGCCGCGCACGCGCTGGGCTCCAACCTGGTCGCCTTCGAGATCGGCAACGAGCCCAACGTCTACGGCACCGAGGCCGCCTACGAGGCCTCCTTCAACACCTACACCGCCGCCATCCGCGCCAAGGTGCCGCAAGCGGTGTTCGACGGCCCGGGCACGTATCGCCATGGCAGCTGGGACGCCCAGTTCGCCGCCGACGAGAAGGACAACCACCTGGCCATGCTGTCGATGCACATGTACATCGGCAGCAACACCACGGCCTCGATCGCCGGCATGCTCTCGTCCAACCCGAGCAGCTTCACCACCGATGCCACAGCGATTGCCGGCGCCAAGACCGCGGACCACATCCCGCAGTGGCGCATGACCGAGGCCAACTCCTACTTCCACGGCGGCG from Catenulispora sp. GP43 encodes the following:
- a CDS encoding right-handed parallel beta-helix repeat-containing protein, which produces MTKRSVPLGIRSLMIGAATVSLLGAAGSMTVGRAATPAVAGQVYVSPHGSDSNPGTASAPVQTIGKAQTLVRALDQNMGADVTVVLEDGFYRMNSPLTLTAADSGTNGHNVVWTADSGAHPVLAGSAQITGWKPMSAGSPIWVAQAPAGLQTRQLYVNGSRAARANGTLPAALTGQDSTGYSGGGSKMAAWRNPSGAKPQLEFVYRGGLGAWTEPRCPVASFSGAAVVMAQPCWTNSTARAGSFPDGRAYNLVGRSSITEQPTSVENAFQFLSAGTPGQWFLDQGDSKLYYVPRPGETMSTADVEAPVLQQLVTGGGTASAPLHNVVFSGIQFSYATWLGPQFHTQGTSDGFSEIQANYQVTGAKGAASQGLCHVPPSSYTLGSCPYAAWTQIPGNVSLTYDQHIQFTGDAFVHLGAAGLALGDGSQNDVVKDDVVTDVSGNGIQLGNVDLPTATGASQTSGNSVTDNHVFDVPVEFHGGIGIDSGYAAHDTVSHNQIDHTPYTAISQGWGGWPDKEKEAPQANFSRDNAISNNLIFDHMSLLNDGGAIYTQGITGTSLADGEHVSGNDIHDQTGSGHVIYTDNGCTFETITGNAVSNNPNAQAWASRHSDYAPGATTTYDPTDVEGNYFQNPSGYTTGGGVTVANNTTITGPSQVPASIAANAGIEAAYKGILSWTQAPLPPVSGG